Proteins co-encoded in one Haloarcula pelagica genomic window:
- a CDS encoding CDP-2,3-bis-(O-geranylgeranyl)-sn-glycerol synthase: MDLVGVVVTALWVMGPAYIPNNAAVLAGGGRPIDGGRTLGGSRLLGDGKTWRGTAVGTLAGTGLALVLNALATTVGAALGYSLPTFPLVAGFGLALGAMLGDIGASFVKRRSGRERGAAFPGLDQLDFVVGALLVALVVAPGWFLATFTRPVLVAIVVVTPLLHVVTNGIAYLLGVKNEPW; the protein is encoded by the coding sequence ATGGACCTCGTGGGAGTCGTCGTGACGGCGCTGTGGGTGATGGGGCCGGCGTACATCCCGAACAACGCGGCCGTCCTGGCCGGCGGCGGCCGTCCGATCGACGGCGGCCGGACGCTTGGCGGGAGCCGACTACTGGGCGACGGCAAGACCTGGCGAGGCACCGCCGTCGGGACCCTGGCCGGGACGGGCCTGGCGCTGGTGCTGAACGCGCTCGCGACCACCGTGGGGGCCGCGCTGGGGTACTCGCTCCCGACCTTCCCCCTCGTGGCCGGCTTCGGCCTGGCGCTGGGCGCGATGCTCGGCGACATCGGCGCCTCGTTCGTCAAACGCCGCAGCGGGCGCGAACGCGGCGCTGCCTTCCCGGGCCTGGACCAACTGGACTTCGTCGTCGGCGCCCTGCTGGTCGCACTCGTCGTCGCGCCGGGGTGGTTCCTGGCGACGTTCACGCGGCCGGTGCTGGTGGCGATCGTCGTGGTCACGCCACTCTTGCACGTCGTGACCAACGGGATCGCGTATCTGCTCGGCGTGAAAAACGAGCCGTGGTGA
- a CDS encoding proline dehydrogenase family protein, with protein MLPPVANRFIAGETDAEVLEHARQLNQGQVGAICNRLGEHYHTRGRATADAEAYERLVADIGDSDLRACVSVKPSQLGLFVDEGVFRANLARVVTAAEAAGVFVWIDMEDHTTTDATLDAFEHHATELGGGVGVCVQANLRRTREDLERLADVPGKVRLVKGAYDPPKDIAHQGRTAVNEAYEACLRYMFEHFDDGIAVGSHDPRMLTLAADLHTRHGTPYEIQMLMGVRTDDQFELADSVDVWQYVPYGSRWPSYFWRRVLERKENALFALRAVAGS; from the coding sequence ATGCTTCCGCCAGTCGCGAACCGCTTTATCGCCGGGGAGACCGACGCCGAGGTGCTGGAACACGCCCGGCAGCTCAACCAGGGCCAGGTCGGCGCCATCTGTAACAGGCTCGGCGAGCACTACCACACCAGAGGGCGAGCCACGGCCGACGCCGAGGCCTACGAACGGCTCGTCGCCGACATCGGGGACAGCGACCTGCGAGCGTGTGTCTCCGTGAAGCCGTCACAGCTGGGCCTGTTCGTCGACGAGGGCGTCTTCCGGGCGAACCTCGCGCGGGTCGTCACGGCGGCCGAGGCGGCTGGCGTCTTCGTCTGGATCGACATGGAGGACCACACGACGACCGACGCCACGCTGGACGCCTTCGAACACCACGCCACCGAACTGGGCGGTGGCGTCGGGGTCTGTGTCCAGGCGAACCTCCGGCGGACCCGCGAGGACCTCGAACGGCTGGCGGACGTACCCGGGAAGGTCAGACTCGTCAAGGGGGCCTACGACCCACCGAAAGACATCGCCCACCAGGGCCGCACCGCCGTCAACGAGGCCTACGAGGCGTGTCTGCGGTACATGTTCGAGCACTTCGACGACGGTATCGCCGTCGGGAGCCACGACCCGCGGATGTTGACCCTGGCCGCGGACCTGCATACGAGACACGGAACGCCCTACGAGATTCAGATGCTGATGGGCGTCCGGACCGACGACCAGTTCGAACTGGCCGACTCGGTCGATGTCTGGCAGTACGTCCCCTACGGCTCCCGGTGGCCGTCGTATTTCTGGCGGCGGGTGCTGGAACGAAAGGAGAACGCGCTGTTCGCGTTGCGGGCCGTCGCCGGAAGCTGA
- a CDS encoding DUF502 domain-containing protein: protein MVSSSSWKRDFASGLIVLLPFLVTTYVILYLYGILASAAVIPAIDSELLLSLGMGPGIANDARAVELARVMTALVIFILIVFSTGYLMRTAVGDILEAALDDVMNQVPGLRVVYNASKMAIETAVGGTEELQKPVKLEVWDGMRMTAFKTGKTTEDGREVLFLPTAPNITTGFVIEVDPADYEATDERVEDALTRILSAGFGDTHEQEETAITMLTEDD, encoded by the coding sequence ATGGTCTCGTCCTCGTCGTGGAAGCGTGACTTCGCGAGCGGACTCATCGTCCTCTTGCCCTTCCTGGTGACGACGTACGTCATCCTCTATCTCTACGGGATCCTCGCGTCCGCGGCGGTCATCCCGGCCATCGACTCGGAGCTCCTGCTGTCGCTCGGGATGGGGCCGGGGATCGCGAACGACGCACGCGCCGTCGAACTGGCCCGGGTGATGACCGCGCTCGTCATCTTCATCCTCATCGTCTTCTCGACGGGGTACCTGATGCGAACCGCAGTCGGGGACATCCTGGAAGCCGCACTCGACGACGTGATGAATCAGGTGCCGGGGCTGCGGGTGGTGTACAACGCCTCGAAGATGGCTATCGAGACGGCAGTCGGCGGCACGGAGGAACTCCAGAAACCGGTGAAGCTCGAAGTGTGGGACGGGATGCGGATGACGGCGTTCAAGACCGGGAAGACGACCGAAGACGGCCGTGAAGTGCTGTTCTTGCCGACCGCACCCAACATCACGACCGGGTTCGTCATCGAGGTCGATCCCGCCGACTACGAGGCGACCGACGAGCGCGTCGAGGACGCCCTGACTCGCATCCTCAGCGCCGGCTTCGGCGACACACACGAGCAGGAGGAGACCGCGATCACGATGCTCACCGAGGACGACTGA
- a CDS encoding ester cyclase produces MSTALQANKELVRRANDGLNAQDPEAFREHHAAELVLHDGGDVIHGVEAALQRERAIWAAFPDLHHTLTDLVAEGDTVAYRFTATGTHEGPFQGIEATGRPVDITGQGLVRVEDGVLAAVWLNYDRLGMLRQLGTVDRPVE; encoded by the coding sequence ATGTCGACAGCACTCCAGGCGAACAAGGAACTCGTACGGCGCGCGAACGACGGGCTCAATGCCCAGGATCCGGAGGCCTTCCGTGAGCACCACGCGGCTGAGCTGGTCCTCCACGACGGCGGTGACGTGATCCACGGGGTCGAGGCGGCGCTCCAGCGAGAACGGGCCATCTGGGCGGCGTTCCCGGATCTCCACCACACACTGACCGACCTCGTCGCGGAGGGCGACACCGTCGCCTACCGGTTCACGGCTACCGGGACCCACGAGGGCCCCTTCCAGGGAATCGAGGCGACCGGCCGCCCGGTCGATATCACGGGACAGGGGCTGGTCCGGGTCGAGGACGGGGTGCTCGCGGCGGTCTGGCTGAACTACGACAGGCTCGGGATGCTCCGACAACTCGGGACCGTCGACCGACCGGTCGAGTGA
- a CDS encoding branched-chain amino acid transaminase, producing MSDRPEMFEGVDTIWMDGEFVDFEDAQVHVLTHALHYGTGVFEGVRCYDTDHGPAIFRWEEHLDRLYDSGRVYDIDIPFDREELTEATEELIRREDLDSCYIRPVAFYGYGPLGLNPEKSPVKTAIGVWPWGAYLGEEALEEGVDVAISSWRKYASSQIPTNAKTTGTYVNSVLASQEAKRNGYTEAIVLNKEGNVAEGPGENIFLVRDGEIYTTGLAESILDGITRQTAITLAEEMGYTVHDEATISRGELYTADELFFTGTAAEVTPIRSVDDNVIGEGTKGPVTDEIQTAFFDLVESGDREEWFRYV from the coding sequence ATGAGCGATCGACCCGAGATGTTCGAGGGGGTCGACACCATCTGGATGGACGGCGAGTTCGTGGACTTCGAGGACGCACAGGTCCACGTGCTCACCCACGCCCTCCACTACGGGACGGGCGTCTTCGAGGGCGTGCGGTGTTACGACACCGACCACGGCCCGGCGATCTTCCGCTGGGAGGAACACCTCGACCGGCTCTACGACTCCGGACGGGTGTACGACATCGACATCCCGTTCGACCGCGAGGAACTGACCGAAGCCACCGAGGAGCTCATCCGCCGGGAGGACCTGGACTCGTGTTACATCCGGCCGGTCGCCTTCTACGGCTACGGCCCGCTGGGACTCAACCCCGAGAAGTCGCCGGTCAAGACCGCCATCGGCGTCTGGCCGTGGGGGGCGTACCTCGGCGAGGAAGCCCTCGAAGAGGGCGTCGACGTGGCCATCTCCTCGTGGCGCAAGTACGCCTCCAGCCAGATCCCGACCAACGCCAAGACCACCGGCACCTACGTCAACAGCGTCCTGGCCTCCCAGGAGGCAAAGCGCAACGGCTACACCGAGGCCATCGTCCTGAACAAGGAGGGCAACGTCGCCGAGGGACCGGGCGAGAACATCTTCCTCGTGCGGGACGGCGAGATCTACACGACCGGGCTGGCCGAGTCGATCCTCGACGGCATCACCCGCCAGACGGCGATCACGCTCGCCGAGGAGATGGGCTACACCGTCCACGACGAGGCCACCATTTCGCGGGGCGAACTGTACACCGCCGACGAACTGTTCTTCACCGGCACGGCCGCGGAGGTCACGCCGATCCGCAGCGTCGACGACAACGTCATCGGCGAGGGGACGAAAGGCCCGGTCACCGACGAGATCCAGACGGCCTTCTTCGATCTGGTGGAGTCGGGCGACCGCGAAGAGTGGTTCCGGTACGTGTAG